A region from the Mucilaginibacter sp. CSA2-8R genome encodes:
- a CDS encoding glycoside hydrolase family 19 protein, producing MNRKLFYEAIRKPLFGIKKVKQTQVDGIEALLNATDHLTDPRHRAYILATAYHETAKIMQPVEEYGKGKGFDYGRMVKRNRKPYAFPDKLFYGRGLVQLTWYENYEYMGRILGLDLLNHPELALQMDISCRIIVTGMTRGMFTGVKLDTYFNDDREDWEQARKIVNGTDCAEKVAGYARIFHRALTEL from the coding sequence ATGAACCGGAAGTTATTTTATGAGGCTATCCGTAAGCCGCTTTTTGGTATTAAAAAAGTAAAGCAAACGCAGGTAGACGGTATAGAGGCCCTGCTTAACGCCACCGACCACCTAACCGACCCGCGCCACCGGGCTTACATCCTGGCCACCGCCTATCACGAAACGGCCAAAATCATGCAGCCCGTTGAGGAGTATGGCAAAGGCAAAGGGTTTGATTACGGCCGCATGGTTAAACGCAACCGCAAGCCCTATGCCTTTCCGGATAAGCTGTTTTACGGCCGCGGACTGGTGCAGCTTACCTGGTACGAAAACTACGAGTACATGGGTCGCATCCTGGGGCTGGATTTATTAAACCACCCGGAGCTGGCCCTGCAAATGGATATATCGTGCCGCATCATCGTTACCGGCATGACGCGCGGCATGTTTACCGGCGTTAAGCTCGATACCTATTTTAACGACGACCGCGAAGACTGGGAGCAGGCCCGCAAAATTGTAAACGGAACCGACTGTGCCGAAAAGGTAGCCGGTTACGCCCGCATATTTCACCGCGCCCTTACCGAGTTATGA
- a CDS encoding aldo/keto reductase — protein sequence MKTRKLGNSGLMVSELGFGCMGLSHGYGAATAEQEGIALIRKAYELGVTFFDTAEVYGQGANEQLVGKALQPMRNQVAIATKFGFNNGRNTDGLNSRPERIRQVAENSLKYLQTDYIDLFYQHRVDPDVPMEDVAGTVKDLIAEGKVKYFGMSEAGAQSICKAHAVLPVTALQSEYSMFWREPEKEIIPLLEELGIGFVPFSPLGKGFLTGKINASTEFEKTDWRNVLPRFSKENREANQSIVDLVTVIAAEHKATPAQIALAWLLAQTPHNVPIPGTTKVTRLEENIGAQYITLTADDLTNIKQALNNINLLGERYPAILAGLQGK from the coding sequence ATGAAAACACGAAAATTAGGAAACTCAGGGTTAATGGTGTCTGAGCTTGGTTTTGGCTGTATGGGCCTTAGCCATGGCTACGGTGCCGCAACCGCTGAGCAAGAGGGTATTGCACTAATAAGAAAGGCCTACGAACTGGGCGTCACTTTTTTTGATACAGCAGAAGTTTACGGCCAGGGTGCCAATGAACAACTGGTAGGTAAAGCATTACAACCTATGCGTAACCAGGTGGCTATAGCTACCAAATTTGGCTTCAACAACGGCCGAAACACCGATGGCTTAAATAGCAGGCCCGAACGCATCAGGCAAGTGGCAGAAAATTCGTTAAAGTATCTGCAAACTGATTATATCGACTTATTTTACCAGCACCGTGTTGACCCTGATGTGCCTATGGAAGACGTGGCTGGTACAGTAAAAGATTTGATTGCCGAAGGTAAAGTGAAATACTTTGGCATGAGCGAAGCCGGCGCCCAGAGCATATGCAAGGCACACGCCGTGTTACCGGTAACAGCGCTGCAAAGCGAATACTCCATGTTTTGGCGCGAACCTGAAAAAGAGATAATCCCATTACTCGAGGAACTGGGCATCGGTTTTGTTCCGTTTAGTCCGCTGGGTAAGGGATTTTTGACCGGCAAGATCAATGCCAGCACCGAGTTTGAAAAAACCGACTGGAGAAACGTACTGCCCCGGTTTAGCAAAGAAAATCGCGAAGCAAATCAAAGCATTGTAGACCTGGTGACCGTCATTGCGGCCGAACATAAGGCAACACCTGCGCAAATTGCCCTGGCGTGGCTGCTGGCTCAAACGCCACATAACGTGCCCATACCCGGAACTACCAAAGTTACACGCCTGGAAGAAAATATAGGTGCCCAATATATCACGCTAACCGCGGACGATTTAACCAATATAAAGCAGGCCTTAAATAACATTAATTTGTTGGGAGAACGGTATCCGGCAATACTGGCTGGCTTGCAGGGCAAGTAG